One genomic region from Clarias gariepinus isolate MV-2021 ecotype Netherlands chromosome 20, CGAR_prim_01v2, whole genome shotgun sequence encodes:
- the LOC128508270 gene encoding gamma-crystallin M2-like translates to MTMGKVIFYEDRNFMGRSYECTGDCSDMHSYMSRCHSCRVESGCWMVYDRTNFMGNQYFMRRGEYADYMSMWGWGNNCIRSCRMIPMYRGSYRMKVYERENFMGQTMDVMDDCDSFMDRYHWSNSFMSCNVMDGHWLMYEHPHYRGRMWYFRPGEYRNFRDYDGMRFMSMRRIMDSWY, encoded by the exons ATGACTATGGGAAAG GTTATCTTCTACGAGGACAGGAACTTCATGGGGCGCTCCTATGAGTGCACCGGTGATTGTTCCGATATGCACTCTTACATGAGCCGCTGCCACTCCTGCAGGGTGGAGAGCGGATGCTGGATGGTCTACGACCGCACCAACTTCATGGGAAACCAGTATTTCATGAGGAGGGGCGAGTACGCTGACTACATGAGCATGTGGGGCTGGGGCAACAACTGCATCAGGTCCTGCCGCATGATCCCCATG TACAGAGGATCGTACAGAATGAAGGTCTATGAGAGGGAGAACTTCATGGGTCAGACGATGGACGTGATGGACGACTGTGATTCCTTCATGGATCGCTACCACTGGTCCAACAGCTTTATGTCCTGCAACGTGATGGACGGCCACTGGCTCATGTATGAGCATCCTCACTACAGAGGCAGGATGTGGTACTTCAGGCCTGGAGAGTACAGGAACTTCAGGGACTATGATGGCATGAGGTTCATGAGCATGAGGCGCATCATGGACTCCTGGTATTAA